One window of the Dehalobacter sp. genome contains the following:
- a CDS encoding accessory gene regulator B family protein, with protein sequence MGEQLFDLEGVAHHLTNRMVKGEEMDAVHKVKIEYGLALLLGVMIELVLTVGVSAIFGTIVYTFVIMFSALALRVFTGGSHCSSYRRCLFFSMVFFTGLSLAARWIASQINVYPLIEVILIPANLGILFQAFMQTAIGKNFVLASDKLMQKIGI encoded by the coding sequence ATGGGTGAACAATTGTTTGATCTCGAGGGTGTTGCACATCATTTGACAAATCGTATGGTAAAAGGTGAAGAAATGGACGCCGTCCATAAAGTGAAAATAGAATATGGTTTAGCCTTGCTTCTTGGGGTAATGATTGAATTAGTTCTAACCGTAGGGGTATCTGCAATATTCGGTACCATTGTGTATACGTTCGTGATAATGTTTTCTGCTTTGGCTTTACGGGTGTTTACCGGCGGTTCTCATTGTTCCAGCTACCGGCGCTGTCTGTTTTTTTCCATGGTTTTCTTTACCGGGTTGTCATTAGCTGCCAGATGGATCGCATCTCAAATTAACGTATATCCGTTGATCGAAGTGATCCTTATCCCTGCAAACCTCGGAATTCTTTTTCAGGCGTTTATGCAGACAGCTATCGGCAAGAATTTTGTATTAGCAAGTGACAAGCTGATGCAAAAGATTGGGATCTAA